DNA from Drosophila busckii strain San Diego stock center, stock number 13000-0081.31 chromosome 2R, ASM1175060v1, whole genome shotgun sequence:
ctgcgtggaATTTGCAATGCAGGCAAATTGATTTAAGTGCCCCGGCATTAACAAAGTTAAATCAATTAGTGGCATGGgaaatgctgctgccgctttggcACGCGCATTGTCACagatttaattagcaaaactACATTTTGTGACTTTTGTGCAGCAGATTACACCCAAGCCCAGATTACACCCAAGCCATTAAGctaacaattcaatttgccaagTCAATCGAGCTGCATGATAAATAAGCCGGAAAAATCACTAAAAGCACTtcaaatttcatataaaaaatgcagcaaagcgCTAATGCAACAAGTAATCTCAGCACTTATCTATATATCTCTTATATATcttcagctcagctcagttacCCAAGCCGTTTATAAATCCAATTCATTCAACATTCATTTCCCAAGCAAATCCCAGTCGCTGATTCGTTTGAATTACGCGCACTGCATAGTTTCAATGTCAGCGCACaaacataacacacacacacatacacattgaatgcatttgtgtgtgtgtggcacttgaATGCGCTCTCATGAATGTGTTGCTTTATATCGCTTAATCatgttttttttcgctctGTGATCAAAATCATTCTGTATGCAAAAGTAATTTGTCTAATGGCTACAAAATAAACTGAAGCAGCCACTAAAAAAGCGATTAAATTTTCGTAGCGCATAGAGACTAAAAGTTACACTAGAGCACTGAGCTACAATTgataaatgaaaagtaaaataatatgcaaattattgtaaaacaaaaacattttgaaagTAAGTCTGCGTTAggcaaaatgtaatttgaaaattagcttggattatgatttttttataagcaaactgcttttgtttatgcgcttgccaagaataaaagcaaagtaatttCAACTGCTAAGACTTACTGCATAtgctaagctttaaataattgcgtacataaaaacaaagtggCCCAAATGCTTAGGCGCACCTGCTATAGCCGCAAAGCACACTCACCGACAGAGATAGCGAAtgagtgagtgaaagagagagtaGATAGACTGAATATTAGCACTGTACGTTAAAAAACAGCAATCAGTTAAGCACGTGGCTTTGCTTGAAACGTGGGCGTTGCGCCTTTTTGTGTGGCCAGAAGAAATGTTTATGCCAGTTGTTAAAACGGCCGCAAATGTGCAACACACATGCGTCTATactttctatgtgtgtgtgttacaatTTAGCAGCCGCatgcattgcttttatttatgccaactAACGCTTgctattcttttatttatttgcagcaattttatacaaaactacaaactgcctaaaaaattgttaaacgtTACCACCGATAACAAAAGTTAAACGCAGCGCCGCCCAagagtttataaatatataaacaaaaacagcagcacatAGTTTAAAGAGCTTTCAATGGATTTAAAACATAGCGCCGCCACTGGCGCTGCCGAGGCAAGTGATGCCTACATAGCCAGCAAGTCCACAGACATGATATCGCCCAAGGATAGCAAACCACCCAAGGCGGATATTGTGGCAACCGAAGGTGAGCGCCAagtcttaattaaatttatgtgaatTATGTACATTGAACGCTCGTTTGATTTCtctatgcatttatttactcTCAGCCAAAGTCAACTAAATCCTTACACACAATTCTCAGCCGTCCtattacacacacagctgcagctacagctcaagctcagctcagctcagttagTTGGCAATGCCAAATAGTTATTTAAGCGTTTTGTTCTGTATGCAAAGGCTCAGCTCAAGCAAACACGAATCTTTCAAGCATTAACTCAAGATAGCAGCTATGTGATTCGAATTctataaactaaacatttgtatgcaaagcaCTTGCActaacacacgcacacgcacacatacaaagcagACATTTTGATTCAAAGGCAGCTGTAAGTATGCAATAGTTTTCGCTTGCATGTTGCAGcgttcgtatgtgtgtgtgtgttgccaactAAAAATAGGAAACATCAAAAGCGTTTTCAATGTCacgcaacaagcaaacaaaaaagtgcaaaaaataaaacaaattttcacgTAAGCTGACGTCTCACTAGCGCAAGTtgtaatgcaaattgcaaaataaaggCAGCTAGTCTGGATAGCTAGAAAAAAGTTCAAATAGTTGGCAAAAAAGTTGTcggctttttttatttattagcaacagcaacaaagttgctgcaacatgttgctaaacGAGCAGTTATTGCTTTCGGGCATGTTGATCgcttataaacatatttaagaCTTAGCTAATCTTATTTTAAGCTCTGTTTgcttattacgtatacgtactGTGAGCTAATCCATTTAATCTTATGTGAGACTACTGCATGTCGCTTGCTATTCAAGGCCTTGCAAATGACAAACAGCCAAAGCTGCTACACTAGCAACTCAAGTGGCTTTTACCCAAACCTGAACAAGCATAagtctatatactatatatactcatatgtgtgtgcgtgtgtgtgtgtgtcttttcTATTTCGCAGGCTATAAAGTCTATGCACGTCGCTGGGCGGTGCTTATACTCTTTGTATTCTATTCAGCATCCAATGCCATGCAGTGGGTGCAGTACACCATCATCAACAATATAATCACACGgtaagtgcgagcgagacagcaaatgcatatgcaacacattttttggcatatttaattaaaaatcatcaAACTATAAATATGCTTGCATTTTTGATAGCTACTATGGCATTAGCGACAAGTGGGTGGACTGGACCTCGATGATATATATGATACTGTATATTCCACTTATATTTCCGGGCAGCTGGTTTCTGGATAAAGCGGTGAGTGTTTGGCGGCTGATAAgcgtttaataaatatttaaacaattgcatattgTTCCAGGGCTTGCGTGTCACTGCCTTGGTGGGTGTGGTGGGCACTTGTGTGGGCGCCTGGATTAAAGTTTTCAGTGTGGATCCATCGCTGTTCTATGTGGGCTTTATAGGCCAAGCTATTGTAGCGCTAGCTCAGGTAACTGCCAGGCTATTACTTTTTTAGctacttttaacttttttatattttaatcaaaggTCTGCATATTGTCGCTGCCTGCGcgcttggctgctgtttgGTTTGGACCTGATCAAGTGTCGTCTGCCACCAGCGTGGGCGTGTTTGGTAATCAGGTGAGTCTTAGCATTAAGCGcgtaaattacgcatacgcccccCGTTGTGCGTGCGCTTGCTACTTGAACTAACAGCTGCAATGAAAATGTAACTTATTTGACTGAGACTAGGGCAGCCTAGGCTTTCATTTGTAAGCTCATAAGCTATGGCTTTTCATTAGACGAAAACATTTGCATGAACACGAAAAGGGCTGAGCAGCAGTAGCTCTTCAGCcctacttttgtttttttgctctttgctttttggtAGCAGATTGATGCTGCAAGTTTAGCACTGACATGCGAAAATGACTTTtacgcttttcttttttggaaACCATTTCCGGCCAGCGGAAGTGGCAAAGCCAAATTCATtttctctcacacacacacacagagagcacacaatcaattttatacacgcacacacactttttatttattcgacTGTGAAACAAACTGCATAAGTGATGAGCATAGAGGTCAAAGGCTAAAGCAATGTCAACATTGTCACTGTCAGTCTGAGGTTAGCGCAGctcagctgcaactgcttcAACACTTCAACACTctttatgtgtgtatttgtgtgtgtgtgtgtggctaagtTGCGGTTGCATTTTAGCACCGCTTGACCACAAAATTTATGCCATAAAACTAATTAGCTTTGCTCCCAAGCATTGCCGCAGCCAGTTGCGTTGCTGGTGCCGCAAGgtgtgcattaattaattcaattgcaattgcaattgcaattgcactttGCATTGAGGTAAGCCAAACTAAAATAGACAAAGCTTAGACTTCACTAACTATTAAGCGAGCGCTTGGTTTGATTcgcaaatcaaaatttatgaaCTTTTCATTTAGCCAAACTCAGCGCCGCTTGCGTTTTGTAATTTGAACAATTGGCAGCTTAATGGACGCTAAACAAGGCAAAACAATTAGTTGGCTTGCTTAGTCATTAGGGCGtcatatttgctgctttgttagCGTGCAGTGGGTCAAGACGAGTGGCGGGCGGGGGGCAAGGCTTTTAATGCTGATTTACGAGCGCATAATATACTCACGTGCAACGTGTTGCAAATGCGGGGCACACCCCACAGTCTcccccgctgctgctgctgctgcaggcaaataggcaaagcaaacattgaCACTGACAGACAGCAGTGTGtctatatatagctatgtgtgtgtgctggtgcgtgtgtgtgtgtgtgcctcacGCCTGAGTGCAACTGAAAAGGCTTATAATTTCCGCCTTGTTGTGCGCCAGGCTGGGAAGTCTCAATGGTCTCGACGGATGTCGCAATATGTGCTCCAGGCATGCTGCCATCATCACAATTACAGTGCCGTCAAATAGTTTAACGACAGCAGTAGCGAGGTCAAGTGAAGCGAACGAAAGCGTAAGCGAAGGCATTTGTCACTTTTTTAATACAAGTTAATCGCAGTTGGCCTAAACAACAAACTTGCGCGCCCTTAAAGTTTGCGTGTTTGACTGAACCAAAAACTGCTGAGTAGCAACTAAACCCAAAAATCACACGCAGCGTGGCTGACATTGAATGCAGCCACCCAAGCTCAGCCGCCCCCACCTAGTCACGCTTATCTAGCAAGGCCACAAGCGCCACAGGCAACAGCCTGGGCCACTTGCGCTGAATCCTGACGTGCGGATTTCGTTAGGGCACGAGTTTTTTTAGCGCCTCCAACGcagtctcagcctcagcctcagcctcagccttaGCTTTGGCATTGTTGCAGCCCAAGTGCTGAACAAACAtagtttccttttttttcgctttgacGCTTTTTCTGCTGTTTTTCTAGCCTTGTTTGGCATTGGCAGAACGCGTATGTAAACACGCCAGGAAATGACTTCGTCGTTGACATCCTGTATGTTTTCTCTCACGCGCTGCGCGCTCATAGTGCTTCAAATTTCTTCAGTGGCTGCTCTTCATCCTCTTTTCCAATTCGCATCTGcttatatttgcaattttttatgcccctcaaaaaaaaattggcataAGCTTATGCATAAATCTTAAGCTAACACAATTGCTCAGTGTCTTTATTTTGCTAGCTGATTTATCATGCCTTTAATTGTAAGCTCCACATTTTGAAGCAGTtgttgccataactttgtttACTTGatcaagcagcaaatatttatgagttCAAGTTCGATTTACAGCTTTTGAAAGTTTGTTAGTTGACttgtttgcttagcattttgtttataacttttgtaTTGCACATCAACAAGCAAAAGGCTtttagcataataataaagaaacatatagtaattattttatatgttcgAATACCAGATGCTTAGCTTCGCCATTTCCCAATtcgaattaaattcaaaatgaatttagtgtTTTAGTTTGGAGTGGACTTTCAAGTCGGTTGTTCTTATGGCTGTCCCTGCAGCATCTGGGGCCAAAGCTCAGAAGTGCaaataaagccaaaacaaGCTCATCAGCTATGACAAGTATATATTCAGAAATGCATGCATTCTATTTACCCACGAGCCTTgctagcaatttaatttatgcaaattgttgcatttgacAAAATTCTGCTGCAgccatttgcattgcatacaTTTCAATGCCTCTTGCTTTTAGCCTCAAATAGAGACTCAAATATGCCAATTAGATTGATTTTAGACGCAAAATTCATGCAGCTCAAAGGCGTGAGAATATTTGCAGTCACTTGAGCTGCAAGCGGATTAAAgctcagcagcaaattgcactGAAAGCTGCTTTAATGCCAAACAAGACAAAGGCAGTTAACAGGCTTTCAATGCAATTGTGATTGATTTAGTTGCAATCGAGTTACGAGTTATAAATtcacttaattttaatgcagtttgcaAATTTGGCTGTCGAAAGTTATTTGCCTAAACCGATTTATAGGCCAAAtagcagcaagaaaataaaaacagcaacacacacacacacacacacacagttacaatGTGGAAAACCAGCATAACTTTTggccacaacagcagctgctgctttgtttttgttgttgttttatttttgagttaTTTGCATCGCAATGGCGCGTGCAAAGTTTCTGACGAAACAgggctacaaaaaaataataacaaaaacgaaaaatgttAACTGCAATGGCTGTTGGCCAAGCTGCATAtcaacagcgacagcggcgtATAAATCAATTGTAGAGCACTCTGGCGCGTGCtgaaagttttatttaaatttcaacgtTTCTATTGTTTTGCAGTTGGGCGTGGCCATGGGTTTTGTGCTGCCGCCCATGTTGGTGCCAAACTCAGAGAGTCTGGACACAGTGGGCAAGGATCTGCAGATGATGTTCTATTTGGTGGCAGGACTAACCAGCGTGCTGCTGGTGCTCATGGCCATATGTAAGCTAAAGCGACTCAAACAAATTTCTGTCTTAAGCAGCGCTTTGCAGTCTTTCAGGATAAGCCGCCCACGCCGCCGTCTGCTGCGCAGGAAGCTGCACAACGCTTGGAGGGCTTGGCTGCCGAGGATCAGGTCAGCTTTATGCAGTCGCTTAAGAATCTAATGACCAATCGCAACTTCATCTTTCTGCTGCTGTCCTATGGCATCAATGTGGGTGTATTCTACGCCATTTCCACGCTGCTCAATCCGGTAAAGAGTTGCGACTGCAGCTAAACAAAgagttgtttgtttatttttcgcttTCTCTCTGGTCGTCAGGTGGTGCTCAAGTATTATCCGGGTCATGAGGTGGACACGGGACGCATTGGTCTTAGCATTGTGCTGGCCGGCATGCTGGGTTCGGTTGTGTCTGGAATTGTTTTGGATAAAACGCATAAATTCAagtaagcaagcaaaataaatatgagcacaagaatttatgcacaaatttatGAGTTAAGCTCGGAAGCTCAAGTCGTAAACTATGGGTGAACATatgtgctttgttttttgcagAGAAACAACGCTGGCCGTCTATGCTTTATCTATGGTTGGCATGTGGATCTTCACCTTCACCTTGGACACCGGACACATTGCAGTGGTGTATCTAACCGCCTCGCTGTTGGGGTAAGTCCGCAATGTTGTAAAGCTGCGCAGACAACAACTAAACTCTTATATATTAATGCTTAGCTTCTTTATGACTGGCTATCTGCCCGTGGGCTTTGAGTTTGGCGCAGAGTTGACCTTTCCGGAGCCAGAGGGCACATCGTCGGGTCTGTTGAATGCCTCGGCGCAGacctttggcatttgttttacGCTCTTCTACTCCGAGCTCTTCTACTCGTATGGCGACGTGCCCGCCAATGTAGCGATGGCTCTCATGCTCATCCTTGGCACGGCCATTACCGCCGCCACACGCTCCGATTTACGGCGACAGAATGCACAAGTGGTCGGCAGCAATGCAGCCAGCAATccataagcacacacacagggatacacacacacaaacacatacacatacatctAAACAGCGTCGTCGCATTTGTTAGTATTTTTGTAAGGCAATCGtgtctatttgtttttattaatttattgcattgtttgttaaattatagcatttgtttttaatttttaaaactgtaGCTTTAAGTGCagcatttgttaaattattttaacacaaacacacgcatacacacacacacacacacacactcaaaacAGTTGTAAATTTAGCTTaggcaattatttttttataaagcatTGGCCGTAACAAAAGcgattatatatttttaaaaataaattctagcGCATAAGTCAATTTGCCAGAGCCACATAAATCATTAAAGACTTGCATTGGATATtagctttaaacttttaatcctattttatttatgcgactaacaacaaaaacaaacgaaacaaacaaaacactttGCAACATTGAATAGTTGAGAATATGAGAAAACGTATCCTACAGTATTATTATAGCCAACCTTTAACCTGTTGTGTTATTATTAACTATAACCTTTTACCTATTACCAGAGTTGGAAGCTGCACCTTTGGGGGGAAACAGTGGGACGCTTGAGAATATGATAACTATATAGTACAGTTAACTATGATGAGCCttgcaatatacatatatacttatatatatactacacTTCTGATTAGCAGCTCTCTAACATTTACGCAACTAATAAATGTtctaaacaaaatttgaaaagtttatgcagtaaaattttgattttctaaaattcaaaatagttATGCCAAAGTCAGCAATTGATATagatatactatatagtaaaTGTACATACACAACTTCCAAGTACAGCGCCCAcattatgtacatacacacacacacacaactacacacatgcatacaaagtATACACGTATACTATAAAAACTGCATATCTGAGTCATGTTGTCGTTATTTGGAAGTATTTACAACTTAACTCAATTATacttgaatatataaattgaaaaacaaaagaattctTTAACTGCGTGTATAATACGTAAAGAAATATTGTTGTGACAAAAATTAGATGAATTTTCGCTATACGTATCATCAAGTGTaagtaataaacaaagcaattaaaagaaGATACATATTTAACTGCAATTTTGTAGTTAGCCAGCCTTTAGGCCAAAAGTTCTAACGAAACTAGCGTCAATTGCAAGGCCATAAATACACTTGTGCTGTAAACTGAATGCAGTTCGATTTGGAATGAAGATATTTACAGCGCTAATTCAGAGTCTACCTGACATATGCTGTTACTAACTGTAATACCTACAACAACCACctaaaacacaacaacataACAAATGAACACAATCAAATGAATATCAATATACTTATGTAATAATCAACATTAGCGCAATtcgaaaaaaatatagttaacAGTTTCCTGGCACACAGTCAACGTTATTGcattatatagatatatggcatatggtatatgtatgtgtaaagtatttaataaaatatagacaaaaactaaaacgagTGTGCGTTTGATTAAGCGAACATCTTTACTGGGATTTAACTTAgcagttataaatatatatattatgtatatagatagTTTGTGTTGACAAAACGTTGTTGAAACAATACTTTAAGTTTAGACTGACaaagtatataaaactaaaaaatacataaacggaaaagaaaacatttaaCGTGAAATCAATGCGTGTTGCCCCAGGcgcgcagcagcgtcagcgccTTGTTAAGATAGGCGCACCACTCCTCGCGCTCCTCCTTTGTATCCGCCGAGAGCAGCTGGCGCACTATTGTCTTGCTGCCGTTGGGCACAATGATGAGCGACTCCTGGTCAGTGTCCAGCGCTGGACGCTCGCATTCCAGCAGCATGGTATTGAGACGTGCGCAAATGTCGCGCGGCGCAGTGCTAATCTTAGTCGAAGTGCAAGTGCTCAAATCTACGCTGCCCATGGGTGCCTTTTTCTTTTCATCATCGGGATACTTCCAGTAGCTGAGCACAGAGCCGTTTAGATAGCACCAGCGACGATGCCAAGCGCCAAAGCCCGAGATATCCTCGAACATCGTAAGAAAGCCCTTGTGCTCCACCGATATGGACAGCTCGCAGTTGACCTTCATGTGCACGGTGCCATCCAGCGGACTGACGCCCAGCACTTGCGTCAGCGTCCAGCTGGTGCGTTGAATTTCACGCAGCGAAAAGATGGCAAAGCCATATTGCACTAGCTGCGGTGTGCGCACCACATGCGGACCCGCTGGACTCTGTACCGGCGGCATAACCAAACGATTCTCGCCGCCCTTCTTTTTGGGCGTCTTCACACCGCCCTTTTTGTTCAGATTGATGTGATACTTGAGCTCGTGTGGCAGCTGATCGCGTTGCGCCAACATGCCATAGATTTCCAAGGTGATCtataagcaaaagaaatggCTTAGTAACCATTAAAAGATTTGAGAGCGTTTGAGCTTACTCTGAAGTCCGCATAGACATGATTCAACTGCAGCACATCGGGAAATTTGACAGACAGCAGGCCAGGCATGGTGGGCACCGTCTTGGTAGCCAGCACATGCTCATTGTACTTGAGCAGGCAGACCAAATGATGTCCATTAATGTTGCCAGTGGCCATTTTGCGCACATACTCCTGCCGCAAGGGTATGGTAATGTCCTTAAGCGTCAGCAAACCCTTCTCTTTGGGTGCGCCCACTGGACGCACGCTGTGCTCGACGCGCAGCCGCTGCACTTCATCCAAACAGGCTTGTCGACGATGCGTGGCCAGCAGCAAGTAGCGTTCGCCCTCAACAGACTCTGTAGAGCCAGAGAACTCCACAGTAGCTGCGCACAGATTCAAGGCTTGGCTGGCCTGCGCTATaacctgctgctgtttgcagaCCTCATCGAGCAGTTTCTTAATCTTCTCCTGCACCTTGGCAGCCTCGTTGGTCTCACGCGCCTGCTGCATGTCTGCATCCTCATCGCTATAGTCGTCTGTGctttcagctgcagcgcccGCCATTGGTGAATCGTACTCCAGCTTATGCTTGGCATGGCAATCGCTCGCCAAGGCAGAGCGCATTACCTGCTGCTCGCGGCAAATCTTGCGCACTGGTGTCGAGTTGGAGCTCTGGTAATTacataacaattaatataaatagttcAGTGTACAGTTCAGTAGCTAATTACATTGGCGCTTTGTTGACGTCTGTAGAAGCTAACGGTGTGCACCAGCGTCACCAGATTGTCCTTGTCCTGATTGACGCTCAGCTCGGACTTCACAGGCTGCGCAGCGCCATGCATTAAAGGTGTCTGTATGTCCATGGCCTCCTGATGCTCTGCAATGGTTTGGCATGCGGGCGTCTTGCGGAAAGAGAAGCTATTGGAGGCAGTTGTGCCTTTGCTctgcacaaacaaatattaattaataaacaatttgttgataTAAAATTGCTACTTACGCCTAATGAGAGATGACTGGCGTTGTTCTCATCCTCTGTATCTTGCTCATCTTGGGTACTGTCATAGCCTTGACCCAAGGCCTCGTCCAAATAATCATCAATGCCTCCAGATACCTGCGAGCTATTCATTGAGCTATCCCCTCCATCCTGGCTATAATAATCATCCTGCGCTGCATAATGCACCGtctgtaaaaataattattcattatAATTGCTTACCGCCCGCTGTGCTGCGACTTACCTTCTTcacttgttgcagctgctgctgctgcgcctcgTTGCGCTGCACAGTGTTGAGTATATGACGCCCTAGGCTGCCATTGGCCATGCCCGCGCTGCTGTCCTCTGTCTGCGACTCCTCTGACTCTGCCATGCAACTACagattaaaaaagcaaaacagattagttctaattatttatttgtttttaagtttagTATTAAAGCTATAGTTAATCAGTCTTAAGAACTGCTGAGCGTGCTACTCTATGCAGAGCAGAAACAACAAGCAAGAATAGAATCTATCTGCGCACCTTTCCAGCTCTTGGTCCTCGCTGTCGTCATTCATTGAAGCTGTAGCCGAGGCACAGCAATTCTCACCCTCGCTAGAGTCCAAATCAGAGAGTGCGGGATAAAGCCGATCTGTTTGGGATTTGCGAGCACGTTTGGATTCCTCGTCTATAGCATCGCCAGCTGtacattataaacaaataaacaattacaattctGCTTGGAATTATGTTTGTTGGCCGCAGCTTACGTGAGCGTCTCTTGCTGCTAGCTAAGGAGTTGGCCATCATaggtggtggcggcggtggtggcatGGGACGCACTACTTTGCTGCTTGGCGGCGCCACCGCTGGCGCTACaacttctttttgtttattgaaacGTTGCGCTATAATCTGCATATCCTCCTGACGCTGACGATCTATGTCCTTAATGCGATTTTCTGTG
Protein-coding regions in this window:
- the LOC108597494 gene encoding anillin isoform X2 → MDPFTQRMLEKAEQRSRALGITNASVFPLSECSLATPQTTEKPAPATNSSGSSGKIVVLEKAQLEASPTKPLRHYAAVNKENMEMGIEINITTAQPIGVQVEIQEQDMTDTEEDEADSSKQQNVAAPVNQPLARLRDTSRSRLQRMGALYSNTDDLSSPIHRTEAQFHAGDDEMPRSPRKGKQRLGKLAALADTINQWEDDTAHHDVHRPLLESVPPPKPELPSRPVASSKASSDAVDASKQQTKQLKWDAKQEESTASKPQVPQKSHTVSQVAKSFSSNAATGGPAKSAPKPVKSGLVAGRAAVFENKAQGGQGSQAAKANQKDPCELSLKDRMKLFETGNAKAMLPKAPIASAPTLNQIRAPEPKVQAAVHPVTAAAKPLAEPAAAKPESKLRDKVAALVASAQFATENRIKDIDRQRQEDMQIIAQRFNKQKEVVAPAVAPPSSKVVRPMPPPPPPPMMANSLASSKRRSPGDAIDEESKRARKSQTDRLYPALSDLDSSEGENCCASATASMNDDSEDQELESCMAESEESQTEDSSAGMANGSLGRHILNTVQRNEAQQQQLQQVKKTVHYAAQDDYYSQDGGDSSMNSSQVSGGIDDYLDEALGQGYDSTQDEQDTEDENNASHLSLGSKGTTASNSFSFRKTPACQTIAEHQEAMDIQTPLMHGAAQPVKSELSVNQDKDNLVTLVHTVSFYRRQQSANSSNSTPVRKICREQQVMRSALASDCHAKHKLEYDSPMAGAAAESTDDYSDEDADMQQARETNEAAKVQEKIKKLLDEVCKQQQVIAQASQALNLCAATVEFSGSTESVEGERYLLLATHRRQACLDEVQRLRVEHSVRPVGAPKEKGLLTLKDITIPLRQEYVRKMATGNINGHHLVCLLKYNEHVLATKTVPTMPGLLSVKFPDVLQLNHVYADFRITLEIYGMLAQRDQLPHELKYHINLNKKGGVKTPKKKGGENRLVMPPVQSPAGPHVVRTPQLVQYGFAIFSLREIQRTSWTLTQVLGVSPLDGTVHMKVNCELSISVEHKGFLTMFEDISGFGAWHRRWCYLNGSVLSYWKYPDDEKKKAPMGSVDLSTCTSTKISTAPRDICARLNTMLLECERPALDTDQESLIIVPNGSKTIVRQLLSADTKEEREEWCAYLNKALTLLRAWGNTH
- the LOC108597549 gene encoding feline leukemia virus subgroup C receptor-related protein 2 produces the protein MDLKHSAATGAAEASDAYIASKSTDMISPKDSKPPKADIVATEGYKVYARRWAVLILFVFYSASNAMQWVQYTIINNIITRYYGISDKWVDWTSMIYMILYIPLIFPGSWFLDKAGLRVTALVGVVGTCVGAWIKVFSVDPSLFYVGFIGQAIVALAQVCILSLPARLAAVWFGPDQVSSATSVGVFGNQLGVAMGFVLPPMLVPNSESLDTVGKDLQMMFYLVAGLTSVLLVLMAIFFQDKPPTPPSAAQEAAQRLEGLAAEDQVSFMQSLKNLMTNRNFIFLLLSYGINVGVFYAISTLLNPVVLKYYPGHEVDTGRIGLSIVLAGMLGSVVSGIVLDKTHKFKETTLAVYALSMVGMWIFTFTLDTGHIAVVYLTASLLGFFMTGYLPVGFEFGAELTFPEPEGTSSGLLNASAQTFGICFTLFYSELFYSYGDVPANVAMALMLILGTAITAATRSDLRRQNAQVVGSNAASNP
- the LOC108597494 gene encoding anillin isoform X1; translated protein: MDPFTQRMLEKAEQRSRALGITNASVFPLSECSLATPQTTEKPAPATNSSGSSGKIVVLEKAQLEASPTKPLRHYAAVNKENMEMGIEINITTAQPIGVQVEIQEQDMTDTEEDEADSSKQQNVAAPVNQPLARLRDTSRSRLQRMGALYSNTDDLSSPIHRTEAQFHAGDDEMPRSPRKGKQRLGKLAALADTINQWEDDTAHHDVHRPLLESVPPPKPELPSRPVASSKASSDAVDASKQQTKQLKWDAKVLSSLEAQGFQRRESSTIKHTYDYVKPQQEESTASKPQVPQKSHTVSQVAKSFSSNAATGGPAKSAPKPVKSGLVAGRAAVFENKAQGGQGSQAAKANQKDPCELSLKDRMKLFETGNAKAMLPKAPIASAPTLNQIRAPEPKVQAAVHPVTAAAKPLAEPAAAKPESKLRDKVAALVASAQFATENRIKDIDRQRQEDMQIIAQRFNKQKEVVAPAVAPPSSKVVRPMPPPPPPPMMANSLASSKRRSPGDAIDEESKRARKSQTDRLYPALSDLDSSEGENCCASATASMNDDSEDQELESCMAESEESQTEDSSAGMANGSLGRHILNTVQRNEAQQQQLQQVKKTVHYAAQDDYYSQDGGDSSMNSSQVSGGIDDYLDEALGQGYDSTQDEQDTEDENNASHLSLGSKGTTASNSFSFRKTPACQTIAEHQEAMDIQTPLMHGAAQPVKSELSVNQDKDNLVTLVHTVSFYRRQQSANSSNSTPVRKICREQQVMRSALASDCHAKHKLEYDSPMAGAAAESTDDYSDEDADMQQARETNEAAKVQEKIKKLLDEVCKQQQVIAQASQALNLCAATVEFSGSTESVEGERYLLLATHRRQACLDEVQRLRVEHSVRPVGAPKEKGLLTLKDITIPLRQEYVRKMATGNINGHHLVCLLKYNEHVLATKTVPTMPGLLSVKFPDVLQLNHVYADFRITLEIYGMLAQRDQLPHELKYHINLNKKGGVKTPKKKGGENRLVMPPVQSPAGPHVVRTPQLVQYGFAIFSLREIQRTSWTLTQVLGVSPLDGTVHMKVNCELSISVEHKGFLTMFEDISGFGAWHRRWCYLNGSVLSYWKYPDDEKKKAPMGSVDLSTCTSTKISTAPRDICARLNTMLLECERPALDTDQESLIIVPNGSKTIVRQLLSADTKEEREEWCAYLNKALTLLRAWGNTH